TCTGTGCGCGTTTCGTGCTCACATGCGCCATAACCAATACAGTGCACTTTCTTATAAAGCCTTGGTTGGCTCAGATTTGCTCCGTTGCCGAGTGAAATTTCAGTTTATTCGGTTCTGTTTTTGGcacattaatattcataatttcgattatccggacacTCGATAATCCAAACTATTCTGCTCGATCCCCACGAGTCCGGATATTGTGGGTTGGAATGTATTCTGAAGACATTTAAAGTAAGAGTGGCAAAACAGATCCtgggaaataaaacaaagaggCAAAGAAAACAGATGACCCTCAAGAGCCCACAACCGATCAACATCACCGACACAAAAGACGGTATTCTCTGTCTCTTATGTCCGGCCTTTTTGTTAAAGGAAAGccttacaaaaattttaatgataTTCATATTGATAGTTTTGGGGTGCAGCGTCGCCGAACTATTTTCCTTTCCCTTGAGGGTTGGCTATGACCTCCAGAATATCACTCAAAATCAAACTTAAATTTTAAGGCGGttaattcaaaagaaataatgcGGTAACATCAGCAAATCttgaaagatttctttttcgtttaAGTATCTCACTAGGCGGACTATATATAATACTAGATATATATATTAGGGTATATTAGCTATTTGTATTTTACACGAGACCGTATATTTCTTGGCTGGCTCAATCTTGACTTGGGTTcagaaaatgatattttccTGCACGCACCAACGCTTAAACTTACTTTATTACTCACTCACTCATTCTTCTATTCAATTCATTCTTTCAATCATTATCTTCGGTGGTCTCCAAATACTTTTCATTTCGATATCTTTCTTGACATTCGTGTTCACCTTGTTTTGGTAGAGCAAAATAAGTGAATGTTATCTACATTTCACATCtgaattttccaaaaaatatttgaaaaaataaaccGAGACTAACACTGACAGAAGTGTTAACTCCAGCACTCTACAGATTTCTTGACAAAGATGAAAGAGCCCTTCACGTCTTCTTGCCTTGCCATATTTGAGGCtgttacgcaacaggacgacCGGAAGAGTCAGGaaggcagaatgacgaaaaaatgtcgcgcaaGACCGGGAATGCATAGTCTCGCGCGACATTTTTTGGTCATTgtgccgtcctgagtcttaGTGGCGGATCGAACGCGCGAGACATGCTCTCCCCTCGCATGTTGCATTGGAAGTGAGCGCACCCAAGAGGCCTCTTGTCTGAGGGGATTTCACTTGAGATTAATCTCAAAATAACTTCTTCACATCGTATTTAAAGAAGTGTTGGGCGGGTATACGCCTGTCACCTTGCGCACAATGGCCAGAAGTCAATAAAACAACCGAAACCGACGACGGtcgaaaaaaaaggaaaaaaataagcagTTCAACCATAATCTAATCAGCTTAACCATAGTCTCAAGAACGGCCCGTAAAATTAGAAGTTTAAACGGTTTAAACTTCTAATTTTACAGCTTCGCTTCACTTGTAAAACTAAAATTCTCTCACCCCTCTTATTTACTATTAGACGAGTTTCCCCTTGCACTATGCTGGTACTTGGAAGAAAAgatgattttttcctttcagtttTCATTACTAACGCTCGAGGAATTTTAAGGGATGATTCATAATCATAACATTCCAGTCGGGAAAGGCCTTGATATCTAAAGCCGCAGAGTTCCTTAATAATTGTATTCTGAGAGCAGTTTTCGCATGACATTTCCAAGACTAAGCGTGCCCTTTCCTGCTTCAAGAGTTATATTTCAAGGCTAGATTTCAGCACTCgaaactccaaaaaaaaaaaaagggtaggtttgaaaatagtttatcGTACAATGAATGGTAAGAGGTTGGAAATTGGATGAACGTAATATCGACCTGTCATAGATTTCAGCGCCATTCCGTTTTATTCGCAAATACGCGTAGATGTAAAGCAGATATGTGCCAATTCCCGTCAAGAAACTCAGAGACTCGTACTTCTTATTAAATAGTCAGCTCTTCCTCTGGCAACGTTAACCCCAGGAAACTTTCCTCAGAGACACGTTTTCCTTTCGAAAAGTATGAGATAGCTCAGTTCTTTTTATCTTCTGCAAAGTCAAAAGCCCAGCCTGAGTGCGTACAACTGTCTAACCTTGGAAAAGTTGTGTATGACACTTGCGGTGCAGGCGTGGAATAATTTCCTGATTTTGTGATAAAGGGCTTCATCTGTGTCACGGAAATTATCATGAGCTGAGACGAAACTTTGCCACGTGTTGATTTCACTCGTGAATCGCATGGTGGCtgaagattgaaaaaaaaaaacaagaactttagTTATTCGTTGTGGATATCGAAGGCAAAGTTCTATGCCAACTAGTTTCATGACACTTGTTTATGTAAAAATTGTTCAATATCCAGTTATAAACATGTGAATGAAAAGTAAGACCCTTTGGATTATTTTGAAGCGTCTATACTGACATAAAGAAGCTAAAATGGGGCGAATGGGCGGAGGTAATGAACGCTAAGAAAAGATGTAAGCGTTTGTGCTAATTTGAGAATCGCACAAAAAGGGGCGTCAGGTATAATGACAGCTTAAATATGctaaaaaaaaccaacatatttaggtttttgattttttcatgCAACATGTAATTTCAAAGCCACTTCACTTTACAGCGTAAAGCCTTTCCGAGAACgccgaattaattttgtgtatttAATCCGACACACCGTTCAACGATTGCAAAGATAGTTTATACACGTCCTTGGCTGCAAACATAGACACAAAGAAATGCCGTTGTGAGAAAGAAATagagagaacaaaaaaaaaaaaaaaaactaaaaaaaaaaccggatGTTTGCCTTTCTGTGGTGCCAATCTTGATACTCTATGAAAAACAATATAGAGCACATGTGCTTGGCAATCACGTTGGCTATCAAAAAAGAACACAGAGCACATTTTGGTAAGGAAGGATCGGAACTTTGAAATGCCTTCGAGAGAAAGGGGTCCCGCATACAGCGAAAAAACTAAAGAATGGCTTAAAACCGGCCCAACTTAAATTACTTTACTATAGCCGGGATAACAATGACCACCGACTGTTAGAGAGGCCGTTGAAAAGACGCTATCCAAAATAGCTCAAAACACTGATAATTGCACGTTTTATCAAAGTATGAATCAGTCATCGATCTAACGACCAGAAATAAATTGTGACAAAACCGTCTGTTGGTATATTTTGATTACTCTTAGAGGCAAGACCGCCGACGCTACTTTCCATGATTATTTAACTGCAAAATTAAATGTGTCAgatagaaatttgaaaattattaagATTGAAGATATTTTGCAAACTTACGTATTCAAGTGATGAAAACTGAATGTTACATCGAAAACTGTAAGTTCAAGAGATCATCTAAGTTTCAAAAATACTTGCAACAAAGTTCTTATCCAGGAATAGGACAGGATTAAACCTTAAAATCAATATGGATTGCAGCTAACGGAAATGAGAATCGAGATAAAAATAACTCCCCGCTCCAAATATTAGTCCCGACTCGTTTGGACAGGTGATAGTTGCTTGTAGCCACCTGATTTGTCACCAGATCAGTTCTAAATTGTTATGGTGTTATTGGCCGaaagtgaaacaagaaaatgcatttttaCCGCAGGTAATATTGCTTCAAGGTTTTAGAAAGAGACggttaaatttttgtttcaaaacaggGCTACTAATTATTTTCAgggtttgcgtttacaatataaaaattatgatTCTTGCGCCGTCTCTTAGCAACCTATAAACTTTGGCCTGTTCAAAGGATTTGACTTGGGCTAAGAATAGATCTGTTGTGTTAATTCTTATCCTTCAAGCTTGCTATTATATGAATAATGAAACAAGCGTAGCTTGAAAGCTTTGTGTAATGAATACATAAATTATGATTTGCCAGTTTCAATGTTTTACAATacgcaaaataattttaattaggTTATCTTatcaggaaaaaaagaaatgtattCTTTATCTTCAGCACTACTGGGGCATTTTGCGGTTTGGAACGAATTGGGCCAAAGTTTCGAATTCAAATCGGGGGCGGAGTTCATAATCTATTTTTATCCGACCTTTTCAAGTGAGGTAAACTACACAAAAGACGCGTCCAGCTTATTTGAATAGCTAAATTTAGCAAAGCCGAGACGAGTGGGAATTCATTCCCTTAACATAACAGCATTTTTCACTAGTCACCAATTATTTACACTGACAACGACTTTAGAGAACGCAACTACAGACAGACGCGTTTTGGTTTCGGTAAAGAGGAAACACTAGCCTTGTCAGGATTTTTAGAACTTGAGGAAAGAGTTCTAATCCACCCGGACTCGTTTCGCTTGTGAAttttcgggaaaaaaaaagagaaaacgatTCTCTACGCTGGCTCGACTCGTGGAAATGGTGTGTAGTACTATTTCGGAGATGAATGGTTCTTCGTATCAGAGTGGTCGACAACGAAGTAATTCTGAGCCTATAGTTCGaccaagaagaagaaattctATCGTATTAACTCCTGCTGTTTTGAATGAATATGCTCGAGGAGAGGAGAACGCTGCGATATTTAAAAAGCAATATGAACAGGCTTACAACAACGTGTATGGATCACCCTCGACCCCTATAAGCAATGTTGCAGCGACAGACATGACAATTCCATGGAGTGATCAAACAGTTTACTCTCGCTACTGCTCTGATCCACGCCTCAATGCTTTGGGCTTTTTCGACGTTCGAAGAAGGCCTGCTAGCCGGTGTAGTTCGAATCCTTAAAGTCAAGATTTGTGACCATATGACGATGTAAACAGATCCGCAATATGTCTTCAATGTCCAAGTTATAAAGCTTCGAGTAATGAGAGACCCATCCTCGATGTGGGCTAGACATGTCCTAGGGAAAAACAGTCAGCCCTCTGTGAATAAATAGGGCTAAACAGAGATTAACCCAGAAGTGGAAATGCTTTACTCAACATATGGTTTAATTCAGACTTGGTAGATCATAGGATACTACGTGACACTTAAAGATTGTTAGAAACATATTGAAGTCCGGCACACCAAATCCGTGGTTTTTCAGTCCGTTTGATTGTGAGCTGCAACAACATCTTACTGAGAAAGTGGttgtttttcaaggaaaatcAGGCAAAATACATTTGAAATTTTACCATCTCTTCATTTTGAGGTAAAATAGCATTGATTCGGTTAAAAACCTTAACTTACGGTGGTCGGGTACCAACTGAGAACGAAGGCGTTTTATAATTTCCTTTactttttctgtgaaaaaaaaaaactggcttAAAATTATGTTGCCACTATTTCATTGTGTGGAAATTGATCTTGTAGCTGAACAAGCTGAGGATTTTGTGGTATTcttcaaattgttttcatcttaTCTAGAAacctgttttttctttgcctgAAAATTAGTCAGTCTTCCTTGCTCCAATCAAACGATTAGTTCTCCGTGACTTAATTCAACAGGCAGTGCTGATTAGCCGACCCTTTCTGAAAGGACAAAGGATAAACTAAGGAACAGTAGTGTATTTTGCCATGCAATGACTCACCAACGAAAAATTCTTCAAGTTAACTGTTTAATGTTAAAGACGGCAGGTTTTGAACGTATCATCTtgcaacaaagaagaaaaccaaTTCCTGTAGCGCAAGGAAATTGGCTGAGCATGGTTTTTAACAGATAGTGCTATACACATATTTACATTTCTAAATTTAGATTCCCAAAATGTTCAACACGGCAGCTATGAATATATTGACCAAATTATTGGtgtgttttattattttttcgtgTCTTCCAGTAACTGGCTCAGTTGTCATTTGTAACAGTATTTTTAGAGTCAGGGTCAGGGTTATTACAAGGAGCATTACCAGATTGTTCCGCTGTTCTCAGGTCTTGACTATTGGAAATATTCccattttagcaaaaatatcgtgccttgttttcaaatgataaTGAACAAGCTCATCAGTCTTAAGTTGCTTGTTATGTAAGTTGTCTGAACTCTAAATATAGTTTTGGGGTTGGCAAATGATTCAAAATATGCTTAGCTGTGAGTTATTTGGGGGTAGATTGATGAGTGTTCTTTAGTGTTATGCGGTTTGACTTCGCGGCAGTTACAATTGATGTATAtatcttttaaaaatgtaaatataaatTGTAAATATTCAATTAATCAACTTAGTTAACAAAATTCGGGTAGAAAATGATGTGCAAAaggagttttttttgttattctaCCGTCCTGCAGCTAGCAAAGTATGCCACAGAAATAATGATATTGACAAATCGTCACATTTGCTGAAAGAAACAACTAATTAAAAGAAACCACAAATAGAACCCCACAGTTGTCCCTTCTCTTCTTCAACAATAAAACGTTACCGAAGCGTATAAGCTTAATAAAGAAATTGTAAATTATCTTATAGCAGTTTCTTTTGTCTGGAATCTTATTTTAATATCCGGTTTCAAAGGAATCGAAACTTTTGACAATGTGACCGAACGTAAATGCAATGTTTTATTCTTTCGCCTTCCACTTCATTTACATCATAAAAATAGCTCGTGGTGAATACAAACTGGTCGGATCCTTCAAAGCTTGGCCTAAAATAAGCAATGACATGCGCCCTGTATCGAGTTATTGAAGCTTCAAACCGTActattattttcatcatttccCTTTGATTGAAATTCGTTTATCTGTGTTTCAATTGCAACATTACAGCTCGAGTAGCCTCAGCTTGTCCTTATTGGTATGTTAAATATGGatgaacaaatattttttcctggTTCGGCATCTTCCCAGCCAATGTACACACTTGGGTGGTCCATGTGTTTTCATCATTCCTTACTTGATGGCTACTAAACATTGCTGATTAAACCCCAAAATAGTTCTTTCAAGTGATACCAAAGCCTGTCATGTTTGATTGGCCATGCGCGTGAGGTTCAATCTGCCGCATCGGCTCCATTTCTTCTTTACCTTCTTTTAAGTGTGATTATAATTGGATACTATCTAAAACGTTACTCCCCCGCGTGTGATCAAACAGAAGCAAAGGTTTGGCAAGTTACGCTCGAAGCATTGATCAGAGGTCGTAAAAGAAAGGGCTTTTATCCCAGAGTTCCAGGATGGTAGACAGAAGgcaagaagagaaaagaacgagagagagagagggagagagagagagtgagagagaaaaaaaactaggAACAACAACCACAAAACGATACTACCTATAAAAAAACCAACACTACCAAAAAACGACGGTGTAACCAGATACGTTAGGGATGATGTCtgcaaatttcttgaaataatataaatttatcGTTTTTATCTATTACTTGAAACAGCTAATGGGCTAAGGAGTACCTGGCAGCCAAAATGTGTCATCTTTCGACTTCCTTTGATTGATTCTTTGGATGTACACTTGGCTTTCAAAATACGTCTAAATATAGGCTACAATTGTCCTTTCCGAGGTCATATTAAGCCCTTGCCAACTTCTCATGCCTAACAAAAAACAAGGGAAAGTCGTGAATTTGTGCGGTTTCCGAGGGAGACTGAATGCATTCGCCTTGAAGTCGCGTAtacaaaacagcaaaacaaattCACAGACACCACGGCCGGTTTTACTGTCATCTAGCGTCAACCTTTGCTCagagtttttcacttttgggAGAACGAAGTACTGCTGGATGCGCAAATTTCTTGGCCGGTGACAAGACGGGAAAAGCTTATCGTCCTACAAAATAACGATAGCTTATTCAGCTCAAAGCTCGCGTGTTACACATATATTTCGCGAAAAGACAATCTACAGCATCATTTTTCCGTCAGTTGTTTGTCATCACCAAGAAGGAAGTTGGAGCGATTTCAGAATACCCCCTCACTTATTTGCATATTGCCTTTTTAAGTtttacaaagacaaaagacaaCCTAAGATCGCCAGCATTCTAATTAGACAAAGCACAGAAATTCGCTGTgagttttgattttgtttgtgtACGTCCTGATGCCGTCTCACAGCATGAAGTGTTTTTCGATCGCGAATCttgttttttaatcttttatcATTTACCTTAAGCTATCTCCATTGCATCAAATTCTGTGTGCATCTCGTATAATGCTTATCGATCAGTGCTACATATTTCTAACGCCCACACATTTATCTCCCGAggttgaaaacaacaaattttacGTGCAGAATACATACAGAATGATGAGAATTTTGACCAATGAAAGTCATCCACGTACGCTTCCACCAGTTAGATAAATAACCGGCagtttttgtttccaaaatggccgacGGCGATATTTACTGAAATGTGTAAGTACGTGGTCCTTCGTCAAGGAAGATTCGGTCTAGTCTGAAGCTTGTAACCAGATCTAAGACGTCACCAGCTGAGATTGAGCAAGATACTTCCCTAGACGGAGCTAGGTGAGGATACGAGACCCTGGGGACGAGTTGAAAACATGTAAAACACCAAGCACCAATCCTTCTTGAATTATTCTTTCCGATGGAAACTGAGCCCAAGTCCTCGAAACCACGAGCAACAAGACGTGACTGGGTGAGAGGGAGTGCATAGAACAAAAGAGATGGGAggattttttccctttccaaGCTATTTACATTTTCGTTCGACTTTCCCACTAACTTAGTAACCGGGCTCTCTCTTCTTCCTAAACTTCACTCGGTCCATGATTTCGGATGTTTTTGCcccaaagaaaaatgataataaaaatatgcATTTCTTCCTAAAAAACCGTGTTTAAATAGAGGCTCTACGTAGGTTTCAGAGCTATTGAGTCCCAATTAGTGCCGAGAAATCGAGCTAGGTGAGATGAAATTAAATGTCTTAGCGGaaaggggaaaaccggagtattCGGAGAAATTCATCTTCTGGACGAGGAGAGAACGAAATCGAGAAACCCTACGAGACAAGAATGGAACCGGGGACCACTTCGGTGGAATGGCGTTCTTTCCACACTACGCCAACTCAGCTTAGCACAGAAGAAAGGAGGTTGCGGGGTATCACAAACTTTACTTGATTTTCTATCCTTTACTACATTTGGCTGTTGCTTGAAAGTTGATATTTCCTTAGTTGAAAAGAGGATGTAGAATGCGTTTTCCTGTCAGGCGTTTCCCCGACAATATACCTTTGTCACAATAATGGATagctaacaaaacaaaactttgtcATAACAATGGATAGGAAATGGAAACAGAACGACAACTTGAACAATTTCATTTGCAATAGAAATGGAGAAACCTTCCTGTTCCAAGTAAATATTCATTTAAGTATACACGGTTGCCAAAGTGAATTTTCAGACTAGCAATTATTTTGCGCTCTTTCCATTGACACTGACGAGTTATATCTCTACCAGATCAATTTACAAAGGAGAAAAACCGAGTGAAACTCATCGCGTTAGCTGACAGGCGACCAGTACGAATGATTGTTGATCACTTTCATTTAACGACACCGCTTAGCTGGGAAGTAATTTATTTTACAGCAGGTGCATGCTCAAAAATGAAACCTTGCATAAACTGCgcgaaatttgcataattatcaACAGTCCGCAGAGCAAACTGCGGAAACCTGAACGTTTTCCCCGATAACAAACCGTTGCCGCAAGCGAGTTGCTTTGACCATTAGCAACATGGCGTACCAACGGACAGAGTACGCCGATAAAACTATGTTTATGAACTCTATGCAAGATCGAAAGCTCAAAATGCAATTGGACTCTATTGACTTTCACAGAGAAACCATTGGAAAGGAAATAGatcgagagaaaaaaaagcttcAAAGAGAACTGGCCGAGGTTGAAAGCGGCATGAAAAGTCGATTGACTTTGCCTGACCCAACACTTCCAAGCGATGGTGCTAGAAAATTGAGTCCTCGATTACCAAGGAGATACAGCACACCGCAAGTGTTACTCTCAACCACGACATCTTCACGTAATCTACCCGCCGATGTTGACAGACGTTCTGCATCGGCCAACCGAGCAAGGGTATATTCCGAGGGAAACACGGAGATGGGTTCTCTAGGAGAGAAAGCATTCACGAACCCAACTCGACCCATAAGCCCAACTTCGCAATTCTTGTTGCCACCGCTTAGCCAACCCCGGAGGCAATCTCTACCACCAATTAACATCGGACCATCGCTTGTTGCTTTCGATTCAGTGAAAGAGGGGGTAAACGCAAGAAGAGGAAGCGGCAATGTAAATAAATCCCCAAGGGCTTGTATGTCTCCCAACACACTCAGCCCTAGAGGAACGCCAAGGAGAGGAAGTGTAGTGAACGATACCGACCTCGAAGAGGTAGCAAGTAAAGTAGAAAGGTTTCTACAGAGAATGGACTTGAGTCAACAAGAGGAAACGTCTACTATGGACGCAAAAGAGGGAGAAAGAAATGAGTTAGTTAATAAAATGGTTGAATACACCAACCCGACGACCAGCGATCGAAATGTCAAAGGCACATCAAGTTTCCAGCCAATGAATTTTGAATGAGAGTTCGATGAATTTCGCCTTTATTAATTTACTCTACCATAAATACGATTAACGACGGAACTGTgaatctaaaagaaaaagagaaaaaaacaaaaaacaaaacaaaacaaaacaagcgtATTAAGAATTCCAAATGCCTGATGTTGTATTACACTTCAATTTCGGAAAGCATAATACCAGATATTTCGAGTAAGAACCACGTGCAGTTGAAAATTTAGACATTAAAGCCCTAAATAGACCTGAGAAAATGTGATAACTCCCAAAACATCCCAATAAGGAGTTTCCTTAAAATGGCCGGGGGGAAAAAAGTGCGAGCTCTGTTTCTATTTTTTGGAATTATGTGATTTTTTCACGaagcataaaagaaaaaaaaagaggcaaaATTATATTTAAGTCTAGTGAGGATTAGATAACTATCACGTTGGCTAATCTTTATTCTTGAAAGATGACAAATTTGCCTTGAAGGTGAAAGGaggtttaaaataaaattcacctAAAATACTTGATAGATAAGATtggtacaaaacaaaacatcacagCTGAGATGATAAACTGTATTAAAAATGggcaaaaatattgaaaggtGTTAAtggaaacaaataaattaagatAAA
This sequence is a window from Acropora palmata chromosome 6, jaAcrPala1.3, whole genome shotgun sequence. Protein-coding genes within it:
- the LOC141883575 gene encoding uncharacterized protein LOC141883575, translating into MAYQRTEYADKTMFMNSMQDRKLKMQLDSIDFHRETIGKEIDREKKKLQRELAEVESGMKSRLTLPDPTLPSDGARKLSPRLPRRYSTPQVLLSTTTSSRNLPADVDRRSASANRARVYSEGNTEMGSLGEKAFTNPTRPISPTSQFLLPPLSQPRRQSLPPINIGPSLVAFDSVKEGVNARRGSGNVNKSPRACMSPNTLSPRGTPRRGSVVNDTDLEEVASKVERFLQRMDLSQQEETSTMDAKEGERNELVNKMVEYTNPTTSDRNVKGTSSFQPMNFE